CTTGTGGAAGCAGGTGCTGCACGGGCCCGACGGCACCGATTATCTGAACGAGAGCGTGTTCCTCGAGGTGGTGCAAAATGAGCGGCTTGTGTACACGTTGACCGGTGGAAGGAAGGGCGGGCCCATGGTGCAGTTTGAAAAAGCGACGACTTTTGAAGAGGAGGCGGGAGGGACGCGGGTCACGATGCGTCTAATCTTTGCCTCGGCTGAGGCTCGGGATCAGAATGTGCGCGATTACGGCTCGATTGAGGGCGCCAAGCAGGCGTTCCAGAGGCTAGAGGACTATCTGGCAGGCCAGTTTGTGGAGACGACAGCGAAGGCTTAGACACTGGGGTTGAAAAAACGAGGAGGAATGCGATGGGTACAGCGACGGTATCTCCGAAGGTGAGGACTCAACATGAGCTGCAGATTACTCGGGTCTTCGATGCGCCACGCGAGCTGGTTTGGAGGGCGTGGACTGATCCTGCACAGATGAAGCAGTGGTACGGGCCACGCCAGTTTGAGGCTCGAAACCTGACCGCAGATGTTCGACCGGGCGGCAAGTGGCGAGACTGTTTGCACAGCGATGGATTCACCGACAGCAGTGGCGAGTGGCGGACGGCCGACGTGTGGCAGGGTGGCGAATACCTCGAACTGATTGAGCCGGAACGGCTTGTCTTCACCTTTCACTGGGAAGAGGGCAGCGGGCTTCCGGAGCACGACACCGTGATTACGATCACCTTTGAAGAGCATGCAGGCAAAACGACGATGAACTTTCACCAGGCCTTCTTCGTAACTGAAGAAGATCGAGATGGGCATATGAAGGGCTGGAACAGCAGCTTCGAGAAACTGGACGAGTTTTTGCGCGAGGTGAAGCATGGCCATTGAAGGAGGCGTGATGGAGGCGGGGCTGCTTGAGGTCTGTCTGACGCGGAGAGTCGCAGCCTCGCCAGAGGTGGTGTTTGCGGCGTGGATCGATCGGGAGCAGCTGGCGAAGTGGTGGGGACCGAAGGGCTTCACCACTCGGGTGTACCAAGTGGATGCGCGTGTGGGCGGCGCAATTTTAGTCGATATGCGATCGCCGGATGGTGTGGTGTATCCGATGTCGGGACGGTTTGTGACGATCGATCGGCCGCACAGACTGGTGTTTGTGACGGCTTCGATCGATGAGCACGGCAAGCCTATGTTCGAAGTTATGAATACGGTGATCTTCAACGAAGCGCGTGGCGGAACAGAGATATCGCTGGTTGCTCGTGTGATCAAGACAACGACTGCTGCGCCGCAATACTTTGCGGGGATGTCGCAGGGTTGGTGCCAGAGCCTAGATCGGCTGACGGAGCTGGTCGCTTAGGTTTAGTTCGGTTTGGTGCGGCTGATGAGCTTCAGGTTTCCCTGGGAACGAGTGTGTTGTTGGTCACGTTCGAAGGGAGGGCTGAGGCTCTCTTTGTTTCTGGTTCAGGGTTCGTGTTTTCAGGCCGCGAGTGCGGCGTCCAGAGTTGGGTCGATGGGGAGGATGGCGTCGGTGCAGGTCATCTTGAGGACCTCGAGGACGCGGTCGGTGGGGGCGACGAGGCGTAGTTCGCCGCTGTGAGTCTTCATCTTGCCGTAGAGGATCATGAGGAGACCGAGACCTGCGCTGTCAAGGAACTCGACGCCGGAGAGCTCGAGGATGAGTTTGGGGACGCCTTTGTCGGTGACGGCGGTGATCCTGGATTCGACCTCGCGCAGGCGCAGGCCGAGGGTCATGCGTCCGGTGAGGCGGAAGATGGCGGTGGTTGCGTTGGCGTGGTCCAGCTCAGCTTCGAGGATCATGAGGTGGGGCTCTCCTAAGTGTTTGCAAGCATACCGCAGGTACGGTTGCAGACTTTTGCGTAGGGAGTTCGTTCGTGAATTTATGGACCGTTTTTTAGATGCGGGGGCTATCTGCTTCAGGCGCGATCTTCGAGATCTTCGAAGAACAGAGCGTGGGTTGCGTCTGGGTCGTCGATGGGAGTGAAGCCCATTCTTTCGTAGAGGCGTGCTGCGCCGGCGTTTTCGGCGCGGAGACGGACGCAGCGGAAGCTCTTTCGGGCTTCTTGTACGAGGGTTGAGACCAGAGCCCGGCCGACTCCCTGGTTGCGCCATGCGGAGCGAACGTAGACGCGGCGGATACGGCCTGTTCCCGGTTCGGAAGTGAAGGGGTCGATGGTGAGTCCGCCGACTGCGACGAGTTGGCCGTGGTCGAGGTGGCCGCAGAGAACTTCGCCTGGGGCTTCGAAGCGATTGACTCCGCTGGCCCACTCGTCAACGAGCGTGTCGATGAAGTCGTAGCCGTCTCTCTTTGCCTCGGCGTGGAGTTCTTCTATTCCTGTGGTCGGCAACTTGATTTGTTGAATCGGGATCATTTGTGATTGTAAGAGCGATGGGTTGGATGCGTGATTGTGCGACTTAGTTCTTGCCCCAATCGAGACGACAGACGCTGACGCGGAATTGGTGATGGCACTCTCTGCCTGCCGCACCATATCAAAAGCGGTGCAAGTTTGCAGGGTTTGGAACCATGCGTGGTACGGGCGGTGGAAAACGGGGGTCGTGTGTTTGGCAAGGAGGTGGGAGAATTAAACAACTTTCAAGGAGTCCTGCTGCTATGTCGAATCTGCCCAATGATCCTAACGATCCGAACGATCTCCGCATTCACTATCACGATGAGATACCGCATGGAGCGAGGATCAAGGTCATCGGCGTGGGCGGCGGCGGAAATAATGCCGTGAATCGCATGATCGCGGCGAATGTGGTTGGGGTTGAGTTTATTGCGGCGAATACGGATGTGCAGGCGCTGCAGGTTTCGAACGCGCCGGTGAAGCTGCAGCTTGGAGTGAAGCTGACGAGTGGACTGGGCGCGGGTGCAAACCCGGATGTGGGAAGGCGCGCGGCGCTGGAGGATTCGGACAAGATTATCGAGGCGCTTGAGGGCGCGGATATGGTGTTTGTGACTGCGGGGCTGGGCGGTGGTACGGGGACTGGAGCTGCTCCCGTGATTGCGAGCCTGGCGAGTGAGATGGGCGCGCTGACAGTGGCGGTGGTGACGCGGCCGTTCGCGTTTGAAGGCAAGCGGCGGATGCAGCAGGCTGAGCGCGGGATGCAGGAGCTGCTGGAGTCGGTCGATACCGTGATTGTGATTCCGAATGAGAAGCTGCTGGCGGTGGCGAAGGATGCTGGATTCTTTGAGAGCTTCCGGATTGCGGATGATGTGCTGAGGCAGGGCGTGCAGGGGATCTCGGACATTATCACGATTCCCGGTGTGATCAATCGTGACTTCGCCGATGTGAAGACGACGATGGCGGGGATGGGCTACGCGGTGATGGGAACGGGCGTTCGGTCGGGCGCGAATCGTGCGGTGGAGGCTGCGATGGCTGCGATGGCTTCGCCGCTACTGGAGGCGGGAGCGATCGATGGGGCACGTGGGATACTGATCAACATCACGGGCTCGAGCAGCTTGAAGCTGAGTGAGGTGAACGAGGCTTCGAGCATTATTCAGAATGCGGCGCATGAGGATGCGAACATCATCTTCGGTGCGGTGCAGGACGAGTCGATGGGCGATGAGGTGAAGATCACCGTGATTGCGACTGGCTTCAAGCAGCAGGAGATGCCGCAGCGGCGGGAGCGCATGCTGGCGGAGGCGACGCTGCCTACGATGCGGTATGACGTGCCGATTCAGCCGCGCGTGGTGACTCCTCGACCTGCGTCGACACGGTTTGCGAGTGAGATGGAACCGGCCAGACCGGTGCACGAGGCGAACGAAGTGAAAGAGCCGGTCGGGAAGATGGAGATGAGTGGCCCGATTGAGCTGGTTCCGGTGCCGGCGTCGGTGTTTGATGATGACTTCTTCCGTGCTCCCGGGGCTCGGGGGGAGAGGGCTGCTGAGGTAAATCGGCCGGAGGGTGGACAAGTTGACCGGGCTAGAGATGTGACTCACTTTTCTGCGCCGGTGCGCGTCCAACAGGAGGACGTTCGCGGTGGGACGGACGAGGTGGCGGACTCCCAGGTTCGTGTTCCAGCATTTGGGAGTGCATCGGGGGCGTCTGCGGATCAAGCGGAGCCGGATGAGTTGGATATTCCCGCGTTTTTGCGGCGTGGGAACTGATGGTACAACTGATTTCTGTACGAGTAGCACGGATGGGGAAGGGTGCTGCTCGACGGATTGTGTTGAATTAGTATTTTATTAGATGAATTGTGGATCGATGGCAGTTCGATTGCAGTCAAATCAATAAGAGGGATCGCCTGTGTCGAGATCAATGAAGGTTTTTGGCGCGCTTCTCTTCGGCCTTGTCCTTGGTGCTGGAGTGAGTGCTAACGCAACGACGAGTACCACTGGGAAGGCCAGGCGGCACTCTGCTGGGACGGCTCGGGTTGCGACTACGGTGAAACCTCATTCGGGGGCTTCGCGCTCAGCCGCGAGGGGTACGACGCACGTCGTTGCAACGCATGGGTTTGTGGGGCATCATCGAGGAGCCCGGCCGACTCTGGCTGTGCGGCGGACACGATATCAGGAACACTTTTCTGCAAGTTCGTTTGCTGACAATCTCACATTGGGCGACATCGTCGATGGAGAAGACCCGTTGGTTCGGGCGGCGGCGATTGAGGCGTTGGGCAATATGAACGGCACTGCGATCGCGATTGATCCTTCTACGGGACGGATTCTGGCGATGGTAAACCAGAAGCTGGCGCTGTCGAGAGGGGCTGAGCCCTGCTCGACGATCAAGCTGACGGTGGCTCTGGCTGCGCTGGAGGAAGGTATCGTTCGCAAAGATACACCGGTGAATCTGGGCGGGCACTATCACCTAACGATGACCGAGGCTTTGGCTCACTCGAATAACCTTTATTTTGAGACTCTTGGGCGGCAGCTCGGATTTGAGCGCGTCAAGCACTATGCCAATGAATTTGGGCTTGGCGAGCTGGCTGGATACCACATTCAGGGCGAGCAGCTCGGGACTTATCCAGATGAGGTATTGCCTGCGTCGTTGGGTGGTGTGGGGAGAATGTGCTCGTTCGGCGAGAGCGTTTCGATGACTCCGCTGCAGCTGGGGGCTCTGGTTTCGGCGATTGCCAATGGCGGAACGCTTTATTATCTGCAACATCCCGAGACTGCGGCAGACATGGCTACGTTTGAGCCCAAGGTGAAGAGGGTGCTGGACATCGCTCCGCTGATTCCGGAGATTTCCGTGGGAATGTCAGGTGCGGTGCAGTATGGAACGGCGCGTTCTCTGCGGGCTAACTTCAGCCAGTTTCCAGTCATGGGCAAGACGGGTACCTGCTCCAATAATGGCACTCGATTCGGGTGGTTTGGGTCTTTTGCGGATACGCCGAAGGGGCAGATTGTGACTGTATTTTTCCTGGAGGGCGGACGGCCCACCTTTGGTCCAAAAGCGGCTGAGTTGACCGGGGAGTTTTACCGGGCGCTGTGGGACAAGGATTATTTTTTACAGAAGCCGACGGTTGAAACCAGTGGGGTTATGGGCGGTTCTGAGTAGGGTTGTGGCTCGGAATGGTAGAAAACGCTGGTAAGAACGTGGTGGCAGCGTGGTTTTTGGTGGTGGAGACGTGGTGACTGGCGGCGTCTTTTTGAGTTGCTAAAAAAGTGCCACTTTTTTTGAATTAATTTGCTCTTCATCCCTCCTGAGATTTGAATTTCGACTGGCTCGGCCTCGCGGTGAGGTGGAGCCTTTTCCTTTTGATCGCTTTGTGGCTGCGGTGTAGTAGTCGATGTTCCAGCATTCGCGGCACGGTGGCAGCCGGGTGATCATGGAGCCGCCATTCGCTGAGGCGACCGGTGGAGACGGGGCCGGTGTGCCCCACGTACATCTTCTTTGTTGGGGGCGGAATAAACTTCTATTTGGACCCGGTGAAGGTGCGGTGGTCGTCGTCTTGGCTTCGGCGGGGGAATCGCGTAGAAGGGAAAGATGAAGATTCTTACGGCGACAGAGATGCAGGCGGTGGATCGGTGGACTGCGGAGGAGTTTGGGGTATCCCTGGATAAGTTGATGGAGGCGGCTGGCGAGGCGGTGGCTCAGTTCTGTCTGCGGCAGTATCCGGTGGCGATGCGGGTGGTGGTGTTGTGTGGGAAGGGCAACAACGGCGGGGATGGTTTTGTTGCGGCGCGGGTGCTGGCGCAGGCGGGGCGATTGGTGCGGGTAGTTTTGCTGGGACGGGTGGATGAGGTCAGGGGAGAGGCGGCTACGGCGCTGAAGCGGCTGATGAAGGAGTTTTCGTCTGTTGAGGTGGATGAGGTGGGGGATGAGGCCGGGCTGACGGCCTGCGCAAATGCTGTGGGGGAGGCGGAGTTGTTGCTGGATGCGTTGGTTGGGACTGGATTCAAGCCGCCGCTGCGTGGGCTTGCGGTTTTGTTGCGGGAGATGGTGGAGAAGCTGGAGACTCCGGTGGTGGCCGTGGATCTGCCTTCGGGGTGGGATGCGAATTCGGTGGAGCAGACCGCAGAGGGCTCGTTTCGGGCCGACGCTGTGGTGACCTTTACGGCGCCGAAGATAGCGCATGTGTTTGGGCACCTGACGCGGAGTGAAAAGAGCGGCGGGGCGTTTGGGCCGGTAGTGGTTGCGGCGATCGGGTCTCCTGAGGATGCCGTGGTTTCGGCGAGTGGGTTGACGTGGGCGGGTGCTTCGAAGGCGCTGGCAGAGAGGCCGCGGGATGTGAATTCGAATAAAGGCAAGTTCGGGCACGTGTTGGTGGTGGGGGGAAGCTATGGGAAGGCGGGGGCTCCGGCGATGGCGTCGTTGGCGTGTTTGCGGGCGGGGGCAGGGCTGGTGACGGCTGCGGTGCCGAAGAGCATCCTGGATTCTGTGACGCGGATTGCGCCGGAGTTGATGATGGTGCCGCTGGCGGAGGGGACCAAGGGCGCGGTTTCGTTCAAGAATCTGGATGGGGCGAAGCTGGATGCGCTGGTGAAGAGGATTTCGGTTGTGGCAGTGGGTCCTGGGCTGTCGACCGAGGGGGATGCTCCTGCATTTGCGCGACAGATCGTGGAGAAGACCACGGTACCGGTGGTGATCGATGCGGATGCGCTGAATGCTTTTGAGGGAAAGACGGATTTGCTGAATGGGGAGGGACGGGTGATGGTTCTGACGCCGCATCCAGGGGAGATGGCGCGGTTGGCTGGGATGACGGTGAAAGAGGTGGAGGCGGATCGCGTGGGGCTGGCACGGAGGTTTGCGACGAAGCACAAGCTGACGCTGGTGCTGAAGGGGTGGCGAACCCTTATTGCGCATCCGGATGGTTCGATTGCCGTGAACACGAGTGGGAATCCGGCGATGGCGAAGGGCGGGAGTGGGGATATTCTGACGGGGATTGTGGCCGCGATGCTTGCTCAGTTTCCGAATGATGTGGCTCGCGCCGTGGAGACAGCGGTGTACCTGCACGGTCTGGCTGCGGACTATGCAGCGCATGCGATGGATGAGCATACTGTACTTGCAACCGATACCGTTACACATTTGTCGGATGCGTTTCGATATCGAGTGAGGGATGAGGATGGGTTGGTTTGGATTTGCGGGTTGCGAGGATAGAGCTAGAAGCGGATGCGGTTTGCGTCGCTTTTAGATTGTGTGGAACCAGAGTCTGTTTAGCCCGCAACGCACGAGATGCGCCATATCAACTGCCCGTTTGCTATTTGCTCCGCGATTATGTCGTTCCTCTCGCGCAGCAATGCCGACATGTATAGAGCTAGTGAGCGGACGCCTGCATTCCTTTGGGAGGTTTCTGCATCAGGAGTGCCATCGGGATCATGCATGCGCAGAAGACGGCCAACATACTAAGAACATCGATATAGGAGAGCACGCTCGCTTGTGCCTCCAGACTTTGATAGATGCGCAGACAGGCGCCTCTCTGCGCATCGGAGAGCGCGGCCGAGCCATGTTGCAGGCTGGACGTGAGTGCGTGTACGGAACTCATCCATTGCTGGCTGCTGCCGACGACATTCTGTACCAGGTACGTCTGGTGGACCTGCTGATGACGAGCGAGCACGGTGGTGAAGAATGATGTTCCGGCTGAGCCGCCGATATTGCGCGCGAGATTTGATAGCCCGGAGACATCGTTGTTCTTACGAGGATCTATTCCCAGATAGATCATTGAATTGATGGGCACAAATAGAAACGCTAAGCCAATGGATTGATAGAAGCGCAGGACGGCGGCGTAACTAAAGCTCATCTGCAGATCGAGACTGGTCATGTGAAAGAGCGCAACGGCGATGCTGGCGAATCCAAACATAATCAGGTAGCGGCCATCGATGCGAGAGATCAGGATGCCGACGATTGGCATGCAGATGATCGTCGCCAGACCACCCGAGGACATTGCCATCCCAGCGCTCTCGGCGGTGTATCCCATCAACGATTGGAGCAGTTGCGGCAGCAGGACCGTAGTGGCGTAGAGAGTAAAGCCGAGAACGAACATCATCAGGAATGAGACGGAGAAGTTTCTTCGGGTGAAGAGCCGGAGATCGAGAATCGGCTTGCTCTCAACTCGTTCCTGTCGAAGCTCCCAGATCACCAGACAGGCGAGGCCGATTACGGTGACCGCGAGGAAGGAGACGATGAAATGCGATGAGAACCAATCGTCCTGCTGGCCTTTGTCGAGCACGACCTCCAGCGAGCCGAATGTCAGGGCGATCAGACCGAAGCCGACGTAGTCGAGCTTGAATCCTCCTCTGCGCGCCGCCTTTACTTCTTCTTTGATCGCGGGAGGATCTTCAATGAGGCGATGGGTGAGAAAGAGAGACAAGATGGCGACGGGGATGTTGATGAAGAAGATCCAACGCCAGTCATAGTTGTCGGTTATCCAACCTCCCAAGGTCGGGCCGACGATGGGTGCTGTGATGACGGCGAGTCCGTAGACGGCGAAGGCCTGTCCCCGTTTCTCTGGCGGAAACGTGTCGGCAAGGATTGACTGCTCCGACGGCTGCAGACCTCCGCCACCTAGACGCTGGATGACTCGGAAGAACAAGAGGAGAGGAAGCGACGGAGCCAGCCCGCACAGGAATGAGCTAATACCGAAGACGGCGACGCAGGTCATGTAGAAGCGTTTGCGCCCGATGATGGTGCCCAGGTAGGCCCCTACAGGAAGTACGACTGCATTCGCCACAAGGTAAGAGGTAATCACCCAGGTTGACTCGTCCTGCGATGCTCCGAGTGATCCGGCGATATGAGGCAAGGCTACGTTGGCGATGGACGTATCCAGAACCTCCATGATGGTCGCCAAAGTCACGGTCACGGCGATGATCCAGGGGTTATGTTTTGGCTTGTATCCTACGGTTGCGTTCATTCAACATCCTCAGTCATCGTATTAGTACAGTACCGTATGGTATCGTACAAATATATTGGATCGCCAATCAGCCATAAGGATTCAGGAAAAAACTAGAATGGAAGCATGAAGAAGACAGTGGCAAAGTACCCAGCAAACAGCAGAGTACCGCCCCCAGGATCTCGATCCGATTTGCGCCTTGAAGACAGCCGTGTCGCAGAACTGCTGGACATTGCTTCCCAGGTCTTTCTCGAGAACGGCTTTGCCAGCGCCAGTATGAACGAAATCGCGAGACTCTCGAACTCTTCAAAGACGACCTTTTACTCTCGCTTCCCTACGAAAGAGAAGCTCTTCATCGCTGTGATGGAACGACGAATGGAGACTGTGCTGGGAGAAGTGACAGCTCCTCTTCCGGCCGAATCGCCGATCGATGTTGCTTTGAAAGAATATGGCACCCGGTTTCTACGGTTCGCTCTTTCAGACGAGCAGATCACCCTGTTGCGGATCATCTCCATGGAGTCCGTACGCTTCCCTGAGTTGGGTGAGCGCTTTTATGAACTGGGCCCAAAGCGAGGGCAGACATTTCTGGCGGGCTATTTTCAGGAGCAGATCAAGTTGGGACATCTGGTGAGAGATGATCCATGGACCATGGCAGAACATTTGATTAGTCT
This Tunturibacter gelidoferens DNA region includes the following protein-coding sequences:
- a CDS encoding SRPBCC family protein, with the translated sequence MPETKMEVGKSAAEREIVLSRVFDAPRQMVWDAWTDPKQVALWWGPKGFTTTIEEMDVRPGGLWKQVLHGPDGTDYLNESVFLEVVQNERLVYTLTGGRKGGPMVQFEKATTFEEEAGGTRVTMRLIFASAEARDQNVRDYGSIEGAKQAFQRLEDYLAGQFVETTAKA
- a CDS encoding SRPBCC domain-containing protein yields the protein MGTATVSPKVRTQHELQITRVFDAPRELVWRAWTDPAQMKQWYGPRQFEARNLTADVRPGGKWRDCLHSDGFTDSSGEWRTADVWQGGEYLELIEPERLVFTFHWEEGSGLPEHDTVITITFEEHAGKTTMNFHQAFFVTEEDRDGHMKGWNSSFEKLDEFLREVKHGH
- a CDS encoding SRPBCC family protein; translated protein: MAIEGGVMEAGLLEVCLTRRVAASPEVVFAAWIDREQLAKWWGPKGFTTRVYQVDARVGGAILVDMRSPDGVVYPMSGRFVTIDRPHRLVFVTASIDEHGKPMFEVMNTVIFNEARGGTEISLVARVIKTTTAAPQYFAGMSQGWCQSLDRLTELVA
- a CDS encoding STAS domain-containing protein — its product is MILEAELDHANATTAIFRLTGRMTLGLRLREVESRITAVTDKGVPKLILELSGVEFLDSAGLGLLMILYGKMKTHSGELRLVAPTDRVLEVLKMTCTDAILPIDPTLDAALAA
- a CDS encoding GNAT family N-acetyltransferase, giving the protein MIPIQQIKLPTTGIEELHAEAKRDGYDFIDTLVDEWASGVNRFEAPGEVLCGHLDHGQLVAVGGLTIDPFTSEPGTGRIRRVYVRSAWRNQGVGRALVSTLVQEARKSFRCVRLRAENAGAARLYERMGFTPIDDPDATHALFFEDLEDRA
- the ftsZ gene encoding cell division protein FtsZ, yielding MSNLPNDPNDPNDLRIHYHDEIPHGARIKVIGVGGGGNNAVNRMIAANVVGVEFIAANTDVQALQVSNAPVKLQLGVKLTSGLGAGANPDVGRRAALEDSDKIIEALEGADMVFVTAGLGGGTGTGAAPVIASLASEMGALTVAVVTRPFAFEGKRRMQQAERGMQELLESVDTVIVIPNEKLLAVAKDAGFFESFRIADDVLRQGVQGISDIITIPGVINRDFADVKTTMAGMGYAVMGTGVRSGANRAVEAAMAAMASPLLEAGAIDGARGILINITGSSSLKLSEVNEASSIIQNAAHEDANIIFGAVQDESMGDEVKITVIATGFKQQEMPQRRERMLAEATLPTMRYDVPIQPRVVTPRPASTRFASEMEPARPVHEANEVKEPVGKMEMSGPIELVPVPASVFDDDFFRAPGARGERAAEVNRPEGGQVDRARDVTHFSAPVRVQQEDVRGGTDEVADSQVRVPAFGSASGASADQAEPDELDIPAFLRRGN
- a CDS encoding penicillin-binding transpeptidase domain-containing protein; translated protein: MKVFGALLFGLVLGAGVSANATTSTTGKARRHSAGTARVATTVKPHSGASRSAARGTTHVVATHGFVGHHRGARPTLAVRRTRYQEHFSASSFADNLTLGDIVDGEDPLVRAAAIEALGNMNGTAIAIDPSTGRILAMVNQKLALSRGAEPCSTIKLTVALAALEEGIVRKDTPVNLGGHYHLTMTEALAHSNNLYFETLGRQLGFERVKHYANEFGLGELAGYHIQGEQLGTYPDEVLPASLGGVGRMCSFGESVSMTPLQLGALVSAIANGGTLYYLQHPETAADMATFEPKVKRVLDIAPLIPEISVGMSGAVQYGTARSLRANFSQFPVMGKTGTCSNNGTRFGWFGSFADTPKGQIVTVFFLEGGRPTFGPKAAELTGEFYRALWDKDYFLQKPTVETSGVMGGSE
- a CDS encoding NAD(P)H-hydrate dehydratase; protein product: MKILTATEMQAVDRWTAEEFGVSLDKLMEAAGEAVAQFCLRQYPVAMRVVVLCGKGNNGGDGFVAARVLAQAGRLVRVVLLGRVDEVRGEAATALKRLMKEFSSVEVDEVGDEAGLTACANAVGEAELLLDALVGTGFKPPLRGLAVLLREMVEKLETPVVAVDLPSGWDANSVEQTAEGSFRADAVVTFTAPKIAHVFGHLTRSEKSGGAFGPVVVAAIGSPEDAVVSASGLTWAGASKALAERPRDVNSNKGKFGHVLVVGGSYGKAGAPAMASLACLRAGAGLVTAAVPKSILDSVTRIAPELMMVPLAEGTKGAVSFKNLDGAKLDALVKRISVVAVGPGLSTEGDAPAFARQIVEKTTVPVVIDADALNAFEGKTDLLNGEGRVMVLTPHPGEMARLAGMTVKEVEADRVGLARRFATKHKLTLVLKGWRTLIAHPDGSIAVNTSGNPAMAKGGSGDILTGIVAAMLAQFPNDVARAVETAVYLHGLAADYAAHAMDEHTVLATDTVTHLSDAFRYRVRDEDGLVWICGLRG
- a CDS encoding DHA2 family efflux MFS transporter permease subunit: MNATVGYKPKHNPWIIAVTVTLATIMEVLDTSIANVALPHIAGSLGASQDESTWVITSYLVANAVVLPVGAYLGTIIGRKRFYMTCVAVFGISSFLCGLAPSLPLLLFFRVIQRLGGGGLQPSEQSILADTFPPEKRGQAFAVYGLAVITAPIVGPTLGGWITDNYDWRWIFFINIPVAILSLFLTHRLIEDPPAIKEEVKAARRGGFKLDYVGFGLIALTFGSLEVVLDKGQQDDWFSSHFIVSFLAVTVIGLACLVIWELRQERVESKPILDLRLFTRRNFSVSFLMMFVLGFTLYATTVLLPQLLQSLMGYTAESAGMAMSSGGLATIICMPIVGILISRIDGRYLIMFGFASIAVALFHMTSLDLQMSFSYAAVLRFYQSIGLAFLFVPINSMIYLGIDPRKNNDVSGLSNLARNIGGSAGTSFFTTVLARHQQVHQTYLVQNVVGSSQQWMSSVHALTSSLQHGSAALSDAQRGACLRIYQSLEAQASVLSYIDVLSMLAVFCACMIPMALLMQKPPKGMQASAH
- a CDS encoding TetR/AcrR family transcriptional regulator; the encoded protein is MKKTVAKYPANSRVPPPGSRSDLRLEDSRVAELLDIASQVFLENGFASASMNEIARLSNSSKTTFYSRFPTKEKLFIAVMERRMETVLGEVTAPLPAESPIDVALKEYGTRFLRFALSDEQITLLRIISMESVRFPELGERFYELGPKRGQTFLAGYFQEQIKLGHLVRDDPWTMAEHLISLLSGGLVRWRILGLQTGTRTKDKQQEHVAGVLKVFLRAYGTPTPIKGYKMTRSRK